A single genomic interval of Antarcticibacterium arcticum harbors:
- a CDS encoding type II toxin-antitoxin system RelE/ParE family toxin, with translation MIYKIKIIPKAKDEINEAYFYYESVKAGLGERFIKHLESYFIRITKTPEQFPLKRMPYREAFIKKFPYLIIFEIRKTEIIVYSVFNTWQNPQKKVL, from the coding sequence ATGATCTATAAAATTAAAATAATTCCTAAGGCTAAGGACGAAATTAATGAGGCTTATTTCTATTATGAATCCGTCAAGGCGGGATTAGGTGAAAGATTTATAAAACATCTTGAAAGTTATTTTATAAGAATCACGAAGACCCCCGAGCAGTTCCCCCTAAAGAGAATGCCATATCGTGAGGCCTTTATTAAAAAATTTCCATACCTGATTATTTTTGAGATTCGGAAAACAGAAATAATTGTCTATTCGGTATTTAATACCTGGCAAAATCCCCAAAAGAAGGTGTTGTAA
- the fbp gene encoding class 1 fructose-bisphosphatase produces the protein MPKKNQTLGEFIIENQSDFAYSSGELSRLINSIRLAAKVVNHEVNKAGLVDIIGAYGETNVQGEDQQKLDVMANETFIQTLTNREIVCGIASEESDDFITIPGCNNDHRNKYVVLIDPLDGSSNIDVNVSVGTIFSIYRRVTPLGTPVTKEDFLQAGNNQVAAGYIIYGTSTMLVYTTGRGVNGFTLNPALGSWYLSHPEMKFPETGRIYSINEGNYVHFPQGVKDYIKYCQEEKEDRPYTSRYIGSMVSDIHRNMIKGGIFIYPKSSTATNGKLRLLYECNPMAFIVEQAGGKATDGFRRIMDIQPTELHQRIPFFCGSTKMVEKAEEFMAKNER, from the coding sequence ATGCCCAAAAAGAATCAAACCTTAGGTGAATTTATAATTGAAAATCAGTCAGATTTTGCCTATTCATCAGGGGAGTTATCCCGTTTAATAAATTCCATCAGGCTGGCTGCCAAAGTGGTAAACCATGAAGTAAATAAGGCCGGCCTTGTTGATATTATTGGGGCATATGGCGAAACCAATGTACAGGGGGAGGACCAGCAAAAGCTGGATGTGATGGCCAATGAGACTTTTATCCAAACCCTTACCAACAGGGAAATAGTTTGTGGGATAGCTTCTGAAGAAAGTGATGATTTTATAACTATTCCGGGATGTAATAATGATCACCGGAATAAATATGTGGTACTTATAGATCCGCTGGACGGCAGCTCTAATATAGATGTTAACGTGTCTGTGGGGACTATTTTTTCTATATACCGCAGGGTGACCCCATTGGGTACACCGGTGACAAAGGAAGATTTTCTTCAGGCAGGTAATAATCAGGTTGCCGCGGGCTATATTATTTACGGCACCTCAACTATGCTGGTATATACTACCGGAAGGGGAGTGAATGGGTTTACCCTTAACCCTGCCCTGGGTTCCTGGTATCTTTCTCATCCCGAAATGAAATTTCCTGAAACGGGCAGGATCTATTCAATAAACGAGGGGAATTATGTTCATTTTCCTCAGGGCGTAAAAGACTATATTAAATATTGCCAGGAGGAAAAGGAAGACCGGCCTTACACCTCAAGATATATTGGCTCCATGGTGAGCGATATTCACCGGAATATGATCAAGGGTGGGATCTTTATTTATCCCAAGAGCTCAACGGCAACTAACGGTAAACTTCGATTGTTATATGAATGCAACCCTATGGCATTCATTGTAGAGCAGGCGGGAGGTAAAGCAACCGACGGGTTTAGACGCATCATGGATATACAGCCTACAGAATTACACCAAAGAATTCCTTTCTTCTGCGGAAGTACAAAAATGGTGGAAAAAGCCGAAGAATTTATGGCCAAAAATGAACGTTGA
- a CDS encoding dihydrolipoyl dehydrogenase family protein: MAFKDYDVFIIGTGTAGKNVAKACASAGLTVGMADNREYGGTCANAGCDPKKVLLGVTEILEKAEKMLGKGITKLPGISWEDLMLFKYTFVDAVPAATEKNLKDLGIDLYHQSPKFLDEQTLSVEGKTISATNIVIATGQVPMELPIPGRELALISDDFLNLKELPKSMIFIGAGYIGMEFAHLAARFGVEVTMLDFAPRPLMNFDEDLVNLLVKTSENLGIKFHFNAEVSGIEKLRKNFRVKANQGGREISVKAEMLFNTAGRVPSIADLDLEKGNVAFSKKGVSVNDFLQNITNKNVFACGDVSDSAGLALTPLSSLEADVVAHNLLNKKMKKAVYPAQPSVVFTLPNLASVGILEAEAKEKGHEIIIEHKEVADWFNAKRINEKVYAYKTIVDKKTGLILGAHLIGPEAAEVINLFAMAINTKTDHETLKEMIFAYPTWGNDVKGMV, from the coding sequence ATGGCATTTAAGGATTACGACGTATTTATAATTGGTACCGGTACAGCCGGAAAAAATGTGGCGAAAGCCTGCGCAAGCGCGGGATTGACTGTGGGAATGGCAGATAATCGTGAATACGGAGGCACCTGTGCCAATGCCGGCTGCGATCCTAAAAAAGTGCTGTTGGGGGTAACAGAGATCCTTGAAAAGGCTGAAAAAATGCTGGGCAAGGGTATTACAAAATTACCAGGGATAAGTTGGGAGGATTTGATGCTTTTCAAGTACACTTTTGTGGATGCTGTTCCCGCTGCAACAGAGAAGAACTTAAAGGACCTGGGAATCGACCTGTATCACCAGTCCCCTAAATTTCTTGATGAACAAACTTTATCTGTCGAAGGAAAGACAATTTCAGCCACCAATATAGTTATCGCCACCGGGCAGGTACCTATGGAACTTCCCATTCCGGGTAGAGAACTCGCCCTAATAAGTGATGATTTCCTGAATTTAAAGGAACTTCCCAAAAGTATGATCTTCATTGGGGCGGGTTATATTGGGATGGAATTTGCCCATCTTGCCGCACGATTTGGCGTAGAAGTTACTATGCTGGATTTTGCACCACGGCCCCTGATGAATTTTGATGAGGATCTGGTTAACCTCCTCGTAAAAACATCGGAAAACCTGGGAATAAAATTCCACTTTAATGCCGAAGTAAGCGGAATTGAAAAGTTGCGAAAGAATTTTAGAGTGAAAGCAAATCAAGGTGGAAGGGAAATTTCAGTGAAAGCAGAAATGTTGTTTAACACCGCCGGAAGAGTACCTTCTATTGCAGATCTTGATCTCGAAAAGGGAAATGTGGCCTTCAGCAAAAAAGGGGTTAGCGTGAATGACTTTTTGCAAAACATAACTAATAAAAATGTATTTGCCTGCGGGGATGTCTCAGATAGTGCCGGTTTGGCCCTCACTCCTCTTTCTTCCCTGGAAGCAGATGTGGTGGCGCACAACCTCCTAAATAAAAAAATGAAAAAGGCGGTGTACCCTGCGCAGCCTTCGGTGGTATTTACCCTACCCAACCTTGCTTCCGTAGGAATATTGGAAGCAGAGGCAAAGGAAAAGGGTCACGAGATCATTATTGAACATAAGGAGGTAGCAGATTGGTTCAATGCCAAAAGGATCAATGAAAAGGTGTATGCTTACAAGACTATTGTGGATAAAAAAACAGGATTGATCCTGGGCGCACATTTAATTGGGCCCGAAGCCGCAGAAGTGATCAACCTTTTTGCCATGGCTATTAACACCAAAACTGATCACGAAACATTAAAGGAGATGATCTTCGCTTATCCTACCTGGGGAAATGATGTAAAGGGGATGGTATAG
- a CDS encoding ligase-associated DNA damage response exonuclease has protein sequence MKQPLLAFNNKGIYCEVANVYLDPWKPVDKAIISHGHADHSRWGHKQYITHHTNVPIIKHRLGEIEVAGKDWNETFTINGVKFSLHPAGHIIGSSQIRVEYKGEIWVFTGDYKTEDDGVAVPYEVVKCHTFITECTFGLPAFTWTPQVEVMKKINEWWQQNREDGRTSILFGYSLGKAQRLLKHLDPSIGKIYTHGAIENMTEVVRPLINMPETIRVTRETKKEELKGNIVLAPPSAHGSPWIRKMVPYVTGSASGWMAFRGARRRRAIDKGFVLSDHCDWEGLLSSIKATGCEKVICTHGYTDIFSRYLCELGYDARTEETQYEGEMGEMESKGENADDLVPDEEKANVKIASNKNSNS, from the coding sequence ATGAAGCAGCCATTATTAGCTTTTAACAATAAAGGGATCTACTGTGAGGTGGCAAATGTATACCTGGATCCATGGAAACCCGTAGATAAGGCCATTATTTCCCACGGGCATGCAGATCATTCCCGATGGGGCCACAAACAGTATATCACGCATCATACAAATGTTCCTATAATTAAACACCGCCTTGGAGAAATAGAGGTGGCAGGTAAAGACTGGAATGAAACTTTTACAATAAACGGGGTTAAATTTTCCCTGCATCCCGCAGGACATATAATTGGCTCTTCCCAAATACGGGTAGAATACAAAGGAGAGATTTGGGTATTTACAGGCGATTATAAAACCGAAGATGATGGCGTGGCAGTACCCTATGAAGTTGTAAAATGCCACACCTTTATTACCGAATGCACCTTTGGACTGCCCGCATTCACCTGGACACCCCAGGTAGAAGTGATGAAAAAGATAAACGAATGGTGGCAGCAAAACCGGGAAGACGGGCGAACCTCCATACTCTTTGGTTATTCCCTGGGCAAGGCGCAGCGCCTGCTTAAACATCTTGATCCATCTATAGGGAAGATATATACCCATGGGGCTATAGAAAATATGACTGAAGTAGTTAGACCCTTGATAAATATGCCCGAAACCATCAGGGTCACACGAGAGACAAAAAAAGAGGAATTGAAAGGCAACATAGTTCTGGCACCGCCAAGTGCCCATGGGTCTCCCTGGATAAGGAAAATGGTTCCCTATGTTACCGGGTCGGCAAGTGGCTGGATGGCATTCCGGGGAGCAAGAAGGCGAAGAGCAATAGATAAAGGTTTTGTATTAAGCGATCATTGTGATTGGGAAGGATTATTGAGCTCCATAAAAGCTACCGGTTGTGAGAAAGTAATTTGCACCCATGGCTATACAGATATTTTTTCAAGATATCTCTGCGAGCTTGGATACGATGCCCGTACAGAGGAAACCCAATATGAAGGTGAAATGGGAGAAATGGAAAGCAAGGGTGAGAATGCAGATGACCTTGTTCCCGATGAGGAAAAAGCAAATGTCAAAATAGCATCAAATAAAAATAGTAATTCATAA
- a CDS encoding tryptophan-rich sensory protein, translated as MSRNLTILNLLSVILVIIVNYISQTLQFNNNTIGSLSQEYRNLFTPQGYAFSIWGIIFIALLVYCGYQIYCAFFSERDADFIAQTGPWFALANFANAGWVVVWLFEFTGLSVIFMFVILFSLIMVIRNTRMEKWDAPFSTIAFTWWPICLYAGWITVATIANVASFLSKIGWDGWIFTERQWTIIMILVAVFINLLIIYRRNMREFAAVGIWALIAIYVRHSYRMPIIGYVALGGAVIIGIYALYHGYINRKTNPMYKLVKGDHRE; from the coding sequence ATGTCCCGAAATCTTACCATTCTGAATTTACTTTCAGTGATATTGGTTATTATTGTAAACTACATTTCCCAAACCCTTCAGTTTAATAACAATACAATTGGCAGTTTGAGCCAGGAATACCGGAATCTTTTCACCCCCCAGGGCTACGCTTTCTCAATATGGGGAATTATTTTTATCGCTCTTCTTGTTTATTGTGGTTACCAGATCTATTGCGCTTTTTTTAGTGAGCGGGATGCCGATTTTATTGCCCAAACAGGTCCCTGGTTTGCCCTTGCCAATTTCGCCAATGCGGGTTGGGTAGTGGTGTGGTTATTTGAGTTCACAGGCCTCTCGGTCATATTTATGTTCGTGATCCTGTTCTCTCTTATTATGGTGATACGAAATACCCGGATGGAAAAGTGGGATGCGCCATTCAGCACCATCGCGTTTACCTGGTGGCCTATTTGTTTATATGCAGGCTGGATCACAGTGGCAACCATTGCCAATGTAGCCTCCTTTCTCTCAAAAATTGGCTGGGACGGCTGGATCTTTACCGAAAGGCAATGGACAATAATTATGATCCTTGTAGCAGTGTTTATCAACCTTTTGATCATCTACAGAAGGAATATGCGCGAATTTGCTGCAGTTGGTATCTGGGCGCTCATCGCGATCTATGTAAGGCATAGTTACCGTATGCCCATTATTGGGTATGTTGCCCTAGGCGGGGCGGTAATTATTGGAATTTATGCTCTTTATCACGGCTACATAAACCGAAAAACCAATCCTATGTATAAGTTGGTAAAGGGGGATCACAGGGAATAG
- a CDS encoding ATP-dependent DNA ligase → MKNFAELISKLDSTNKTTLKVEALTEYFRVADDRDKVWAIAILSHRRPPRPVNTTLLRTWASELANIPLWLFEDSYHIVGDLAETIALVIPVSETNSEKSLTQYLLEIIELKSKTEEEKKQYLFENWTELNYYERFVFSKLITGSFRIGVSQKLMTRALAKATNVDEDILAYKLMGNWDPARITFTQLILEENEEDYLSKPYPFYLAYAIENEVDALGDVRDWTAEHKWDGIRSQVIIRNDELFVWSRGEELVTDKYPEFRAFIDAIPNGTVLDGEILPFPEGEIGTFNDLQTRIGRKTVSKSLLEKTPVILKAYDVLEWEGKDIREIAYAERRIILEKLYSEISSEYPAGRFPLHLSETISFTHWDEVAAERERAREERSEGLMLKRLDSPYLVGRKKGDWWKWKVAPLTIDAVLTYAMRGHGRRTNLFTDYTFGLWDEEKKELVTFAKAYSGLTDAEFRKVDAWIKKNTLERFGPVRSVVPHHVFEIAFEGVAESKRHKSGVATRFPRILRWRQDKKIEEANTIEDLKGLIQ, encoded by the coding sequence ATGAAAAATTTTGCAGAACTTATTAGTAAGCTGGATAGCACCAATAAAACCACCTTAAAAGTGGAGGCGCTCACGGAGTATTTTCGGGTTGCAGATGACAGGGATAAGGTTTGGGCTATTGCCATCCTGTCGCACCGCCGCCCACCCCGCCCGGTTAACACTACTTTACTAAGAACCTGGGCTTCAGAACTGGCAAATATTCCCCTCTGGTTGTTTGAAGATTCCTATCACATAGTGGGAGATCTTGCAGAAACCATTGCATTGGTGATCCCGGTATCTGAAACCAATTCCGAAAAAAGCTTGACCCAGTACCTGTTGGAAATTATAGAACTCAAATCAAAAACCGAAGAGGAGAAAAAGCAATATCTATTTGAGAATTGGACTGAACTTAATTATTACGAGCGCTTTGTCTTCAGCAAGCTCATAACGGGAAGTTTCAGGATAGGCGTAAGTCAAAAATTAATGACCCGCGCGCTTGCTAAAGCTACCAATGTAGATGAAGATATTCTCGCCTATAAACTTATGGGCAACTGGGATCCCGCCAGGATCACTTTTACCCAGTTGATACTCGAGGAAAATGAAGAAGATTACCTTTCCAAACCCTATCCATTCTACCTTGCATATGCTATCGAAAATGAAGTGGATGCCCTTGGGGATGTGCGGGATTGGACCGCAGAACATAAATGGGACGGGATTCGCTCGCAGGTGATAATTCGTAATGATGAATTATTTGTATGGAGCAGGGGAGAAGAACTGGTGACCGATAAATATCCGGAATTCCGCGCATTTATTGATGCCATCCCCAACGGCACGGTGCTGGACGGGGAGATCCTCCCGTTTCCTGAAGGGGAAATAGGCACTTTTAATGACCTGCAAACCCGGATAGGCCGTAAAACAGTTTCTAAATCCCTCCTTGAAAAAACCCCGGTCATTCTGAAAGCCTATGATGTGCTGGAGTGGGAGGGAAAAGATATAAGGGAGATAGCTTATGCTGAAAGAAGGATAATACTTGAAAAACTGTATTCTGAAATTTCTTCGGAATATCCTGCCGGAAGGTTTCCGCTCCACCTCTCAGAAACCATTTCTTTTACCCATTGGGATGAGGTAGCGGCAGAAAGAGAACGCGCCCGCGAAGAACGATCGGAAGGCCTGATGCTTAAAAGACTCGACTCACCATATCTGGTAGGAAGAAAAAAGGGAGACTGGTGGAAGTGGAAGGTTGCCCCGCTTACGATTGATGCGGTCCTCACCTACGCTATGCGTGGTCATGGAAGAAGAACCAATCTATTTACAGATTATACTTTTGGGTTATGGGATGAGGAGAAAAAAGAGCTGGTCACTTTCGCGAAAGCCTATTCGGGTCTCACCGATGCCGAATTTAGAAAAGTGGATGCCTGGATTAAGAAGAACACCCTCGAACGTTTTGGCCCCGTGAGAAGTGTGGTGCCACACCACGTTTTCGAGATTGCTTTTGAAGGTGTAGCCGAATCTAAACGCCACAAAAGCGGGGTCGCCACAAGATTTCCAAGAATTCTGCGATGGCGACAGGATAAAAAGATAGAAGAAGCTAATACTATAGAAGATTTGAAGGGGTTGATACAGTAA
- a CDS encoding GNAT family N-acetyltransferase: protein MEYTIRKFKKEDLPQILELIKELAVFEKEPDAVEVTVRDLEKEGLGKHPLFTCFVGELNGRIEGMALVYFRFSTWKGRTVHLEDLIVRHEKRGTGLGGALYKKVIEYALEQGVKRCEWVVLDWNTPAIDFYERSGATVFKDWNTVQMDEQVMKRYIGGNKT, encoded by the coding sequence ATGGAATACACAATACGAAAATTTAAAAAGGAAGATCTGCCGCAAATCCTGGAACTCATAAAGGAACTGGCAGTATTTGAAAAGGAACCCGATGCTGTGGAAGTAACTGTGCGGGATCTGGAAAAGGAAGGTTTGGGAAAGCATCCCTTATTCACCTGTTTTGTGGGAGAACTAAACGGAAGAATTGAGGGTATGGCCCTGGTTTATTTCAGGTTCTCCACATGGAAAGGTCGAACAGTACATCTGGAGGACCTTATTGTGCGCCATGAAAAACGGGGAACAGGCCTGGGTGGTGCTTTATATAAAAAGGTAATCGAATATGCACTGGAGCAGGGGGTTAAACGATGTGAATGGGTAGTGCTGGACTGGAATACACCTGCAATTGATTTCTATGAACGCAGCGGGGCCACTGTGTTTAAAGACTGGAATACGGTGCAAATGGATGAGCAGGTTATGAAACGCTATATTGGGGGAAACAAAACTTAA
- a CDS encoding tellurite resistance TerB family protein produces MSFSDLYGSGEHVRNLGHFAAIVNMAAIDGEISQREEKLLRRFASKLDISDEEYIKVVDNPNAYPIHPPNSYERRLSTLHDLFVIIFANHEMDEDEAHLLKRYAIGLGFSQEQSEKIITRSIQIFSGELDFEDYKYLLTR; encoded by the coding sequence ATGTCATTTTCAGATCTGTATGGCTCCGGGGAGCATGTTAGAAATTTAGGCCACTTTGCGGCTATTGTTAATATGGCTGCAATAGACGGGGAAATAAGCCAGCGTGAAGAAAAATTATTGCGCCGCTTTGCATCCAAACTTGATATAAGCGATGAGGAATATATTAAAGTGGTTGATAACCCAAATGCCTATCCAATTCACCCTCCCAATTCCTATGAAAGAAGGCTTTCTACCCTACATGACCTTTTTGTGATCATTTTTGCTAATCATGAAATGGATGAAGATGAAGCACATTTATTAAAAAGATATGCTATTGGCCTTGGTTTTTCCCAGGAACAATCTGAAAAGATCATTACCAGGTCAATCCAGATCTTTTCAGGAGAACTGGATTTCGAAGATTACAAATACCTGCTTACAAGATAA
- a CDS encoding ligase-associated DNA damage response DEXH box helicase has translation MNQTQLIKLAESWFEGQGWKPFAFQKQTWKAYFHGKNGLLNAPTGSGKTYALWIPVVLEYINNNPDYKTKRKPGLKAIWITPLRALSVEIEQAASRFAEEMGTQLTVGIRTGDTSMKDRAAQRKSMPDLLITTPESLQLLLASKDYDKTFKNLNAIIIDEWHELLGTKRGVQVELGLSRLKTVSKKMKIWGISATIGNLQEAREVLLGPASPAYQNSELIRAHLNKKITVKSIIPEKMEKFPWRGHLGMHLIAEVVPIIRASKTTLIFTNTRSQCELWFQKLMHLYPEFAGEVAMHHGSMAKETRIWVEQAIRNESLKAVVCTSSLDLGVDFAPVETIIQIGGPKGVARFIQRAGRSGHQPGKESIIYFLPTHAIELIEASALQKAVSETVVEDRIPYLLSFDVLVQYLTTLAVSNGFFPKDIYPEIKATFCFQGITDEQWKWLLNFITKGSQSLQAYDEYKKVAIEEDGLFKVNDRGVAMRHRLQIGTIVSDAMLSVKFMSGGYIGTIEEWFISKLTPGDSFTFAGRNLELARIKGMQVLVRPSKKKNSKVPSWLGGRMGFSAQMSELLREEMYAAQESALAGGGKSRELSALQPIFERQQRESIIPGKNEFLIETFKTREGYHAIFYPFEGRFVHEALSSLLAYRISLLSPISFTLAFNDYGFELLSDQEIDMQQVLDNDLFSSSYLMNDLNNSLNSTEMARRKFRDIAVIAGMVFTGFPNKLIKSKHLQANSQLLFSVFRDYEPENLLFLQAFRETFEHQLEEGRLRLALERISSQNIIWKACEKPTPFAFPIITDRLREKLTSEKLEDRIKRMLLQWEK, from the coding sequence ATGAACCAAACACAACTTATAAAATTAGCAGAATCCTGGTTTGAGGGGCAGGGGTGGAAGCCTTTTGCTTTTCAAAAACAAACCTGGAAAGCTTATTTCCACGGGAAGAACGGGTTGTTGAACGCTCCCACCGGGAGCGGGAAGACCTATGCGCTCTGGATCCCTGTTGTGTTGGAATACATAAATAATAATCCCGATTATAAGACCAAGCGCAAACCGGGATTAAAAGCCATATGGATAACCCCATTGCGGGCGCTGTCTGTAGAAATTGAACAAGCCGCCAGTCGATTTGCAGAGGAAATGGGCACTCAGCTTACTGTTGGAATCAGAACAGGTGATACTTCAATGAAAGATCGTGCTGCCCAGAGAAAATCTATGCCGGACCTGTTGATTACCACACCCGAAAGCCTGCAGCTGCTCCTTGCATCCAAAGATTATGACAAGACCTTTAAAAATCTCAACGCTATTATCATTGATGAGTGGCACGAGCTGCTGGGAACAAAACGCGGAGTGCAGGTAGAGCTGGGTCTTTCCCGATTGAAGACGGTGTCAAAAAAGATGAAGATCTGGGGTATTTCGGCGACTATAGGAAACCTGCAGGAGGCAAGGGAAGTGTTGTTGGGACCGGCGTCCCCGGCTTACCAGAATTCAGAATTGATAAGGGCTCATCTCAATAAAAAGATCACCGTGAAATCCATCATTCCGGAGAAAATGGAAAAATTTCCGTGGCGTGGTCATCTGGGAATGCACCTTATCGCTGAGGTGGTGCCCATTATAAGAGCTTCGAAAACAACACTTATTTTTACCAATACCCGCTCGCAATGTGAACTTTGGTTTCAGAAATTAATGCACCTGTATCCCGAGTTTGCTGGCGAGGTAGCGATGCACCACGGGAGTATGGCCAAAGAGACCCGGATTTGGGTGGAGCAGGCAATACGAAATGAAAGTTTGAAAGCCGTGGTGTGTACTTCCAGTCTTGACCTGGGGGTAGATTTTGCTCCCGTTGAAACCATTATCCAGATAGGAGGGCCCAAAGGTGTGGCGAGGTTTATTCAACGGGCTGGACGAAGTGGTCACCAGCCGGGAAAAGAAAGCATTATTTATTTTCTCCCTACCCACGCAATTGAACTCATAGAAGCTTCGGCCTTGCAAAAAGCAGTGAGCGAAACGGTAGTAGAAGACAGGATCCCATACTTGCTGAGTTTTGATGTCCTGGTGCAGTATTTAACCACTCTCGCTGTTTCCAACGGATTTTTTCCGAAGGATATTTATCCAGAGATCAAAGCTACTTTCTGCTTCCAGGGAATAACCGATGAACAATGGAAATGGCTGCTCAATTTTATCACAAAAGGGAGTCAGAGCCTGCAGGCTTATGACGAATACAAAAAAGTAGCGATCGAGGAAGACGGTCTTTTTAAGGTGAATGACCGCGGGGTAGCGATGCGGCACCGCCTGCAAATTGGCACAATTGTAAGCGACGCTATGCTGAGCGTAAAATTTATGAGTGGGGGCTATATTGGAACTATCGAGGAATGGTTCATTTCCAAACTTACCCCGGGCGACTCTTTTACCTTTGCGGGGAGAAATCTGGAACTCGCGCGTATCAAAGGAATGCAGGTTCTGGTAAGGCCCTCAAAGAAAAAGAACTCCAAAGTTCCCAGCTGGCTGGGAGGGAGGATGGGTTTTTCAGCCCAAATGAGCGAACTCCTTCGCGAGGAAATGTATGCAGCCCAGGAATCGGCGCTGGCCGGTGGCGGGAAGTCCCGTGAGCTTTCGGCCTTGCAGCCAATTTTCGAGCGGCAGCAGCGGGAATCTATCATTCCCGGGAAAAATGAATTTTTAATAGAGACCTTTAAGACCCGGGAAGGCTATCACGCGATATTTTATCCCTTTGAGGGCCGGTTCGTGCATGAGGCATTAAGCAGTTTGCTTGCTTACCGCATTAGCTTGCTGTCGCCCATAAGTTTTACGCTGGCTTTTAATGATTACGGATTTGAATTACTCTCTGACCAGGAAATTGATATGCAACAGGTCCTGGATAATGATCTTTTTTCTTCTTCCTACCTTATGAATGACCTGAACAACAGCCTGAATTCAACCGAAATGGCGCGAAGAAAATTTCGCGATATAGCCGTTATTGCGGGGATGGTGTTTACAGGATTTCCGAATAAATTGATCAAGAGCAAACATTTACAGGCCAATTCGCAATTGCTGTTTAGTGTCTTCAGGGATTATGAACCCGAAAATCTTTTGTTCCTGCAGGCTTTCCGGGAAACCTTTGAACATCAATTAGAGGAAGGGAGATTAAGGCTGGCGCTGGAAAGAATTTCCAGTCAAAACATCATCTGGAAAGCCTGTGAGAAACCTACTCCCTTTGCTTTCCCGATTATTACCGACAGACTGCGTGAAAAATTAACTTCAGAAAAACTGGAAGATCGCATAAAACGGATGCTGCTTCAGTGGGAAAAATAG
- a CDS encoding addiction module protein, whose translation MEAEALKKTVLKYIDEADERLLKILKALIESYLEGEKNQPELYEEDYEEIDRRREAYLGDPEDSYTWDEVKESIRNASKK comes from the coding sequence ATGGAAGCCGAAGCCCTGAAAAAGACCGTCCTGAAATATATTGATGAAGCCGATGAGCGACTACTTAAAATTCTCAAGGCCTTAATAGAAAGTTATCTGGAAGGTGAGAAAAATCAACCGGAACTATATGAAGAAGATTATGAGGAGATTGACAGGCGAAGAGAAGCATATTTGGGAGACCCGGAAGATTCTTATACCTGGGATGAGGTAAAGGAAAGTATTAGGAATGCTTCCAAAAAATGA
- the pdeM gene encoding ligase-associated DNA damage response endonuclease PdeM yields MIERIEIKGQNFSLHPSGVMFWEEKQMLLISDVHLGKISHFRKYGSAVPQNAIAQNFERLSEVVDYFQPSRICFLGDLFHSSLNLEWDLFENWMQDISAQVMLVIGNHDIISELKYEALRIRIFPELIIDDFLLTHHPEEREEHYNICGHLHPGYKLNGVGRQQLKLRCFYKSDVQMILPAFGEFTGNYWIRPNVGDRVYAITKKEVILVY; encoded by the coding sequence GTGATAGAAAGAATTGAGATAAAAGGGCAAAATTTTAGTTTACATCCTTCCGGTGTAATGTTTTGGGAAGAGAAACAAATGCTTCTTATAAGCGATGTGCATTTGGGAAAGATCTCCCATTTTAGAAAATATGGCAGTGCAGTTCCGCAGAATGCCATTGCCCAGAATTTTGAACGTTTATCTGAAGTGGTTGATTATTTTCAACCATCCCGTATTTGTTTTCTGGGAGATTTGTTTCACAGTTCCCTCAACCTGGAATGGGATCTTTTTGAAAACTGGATGCAGGACATTTCTGCACAGGTAATGCTGGTAATAGGAAATCACGATATTATTTCAGAATTAAAATATGAAGCCCTTCGTATCAGGATATTTCCTGAATTGATCATTGATGATTTTTTGCTCACCCACCATCCCGAAGAACGGGAAGAACACTATAATATCTGCGGCCATTTACACCCGGGCTATAAACTCAATGGTGTGGGAAGGCAGCAATTAAAGCTGCGGTGTTTTTACAAAAGCGATGTGCAAATGATACTTCCGGCCTTCGGTGAATTTACCGGAAATTATTGGATAAGGCCAAATGTTGGGGATAGGGTGTATGCAATTACAAAAAAAGAGGTAATTTTAGTGTACTAA